A single window of Modestobacter italicus DNA harbors:
- a CDS encoding DEAD/DEAH box helicase, producing the protein MHPDIVAALAEVGIHRTFAIQELTLPLALAGNDLIGQARTGTGKTLGFGVPMLQRVVPPAEGGDGVPQALVVVPTRELCVQVSRDLAAAGSKRGVRVQAIYGGRAFEPQVSALQAGVEIVVGTPGRLLDLAQQGHLILGKVKVLVLDEADEMLDLGFLPDIERILAMVPDKRQTMLFSATMPGPIVTLSRSFMSQPTHIRAHGNDEGSTVPQTTQFIYRAHNLDKPELLSRVLQSRDRGLVMVFCRTKRTAQKVADDLVERGFAAAAVHGDLGQGAREQALRAFRAGKVDVLVATDVAARGIDVTGVSHVVNYQCPEDEKTYVHRIGRTGRAGSTGVAVTLVDWDDIPRWQLINKALDLPFADPPETYSTSPWVYTDLDVPTTATGRLPRSQRTREGLGAETLEDLGETGKRQRTGGGQGGGRSGPGRDTARTDEEQPSAGRARAGRGSAPGAAAPPPRVPPQRWAPTPRPATPRLQRWPAASPPRAARAVRGAGAAAVVGAATAAGPSPPRR; encoded by the coding sequence GTGCACCCCGACATCGTGGCCGCGCTGGCCGAGGTCGGGATCCACCGCACCTTCGCCATCCAGGAGCTGACCCTCCCGCTGGCGCTGGCCGGCAACGACCTCATCGGCCAGGCGCGCACCGGCACCGGCAAGACGCTGGGCTTCGGCGTCCCGATGCTGCAGCGCGTGGTCCCGCCGGCCGAGGGCGGCGACGGCGTCCCGCAGGCGCTGGTCGTCGTCCCCACCCGTGAGCTGTGCGTGCAGGTCTCCCGCGACCTGGCCGCCGCCGGCAGCAAGCGCGGCGTCCGCGTGCAGGCCATCTACGGCGGCCGCGCGTTCGAGCCGCAGGTCTCGGCGCTGCAGGCCGGCGTCGAGATCGTCGTCGGCACCCCCGGCCGGCTGCTCGACCTGGCCCAGCAGGGCCACCTGATCCTGGGCAAGGTCAAGGTCCTGGTCCTCGACGAGGCCGACGAGATGCTCGACCTGGGCTTCCTGCCCGACATCGAGCGGATCCTGGCGATGGTCCCGGACAAGCGCCAGACCATGCTGTTCTCGGCGACGATGCCCGGCCCGATCGTGACCCTGTCGCGCTCGTTCATGAGCCAGCCCACCCACATCCGGGCGCACGGCAACGACGAGGGCTCGACCGTCCCGCAGACCACCCAGTTCATCTACCGGGCGCACAACCTGGACAAGCCCGAGCTGCTGTCCCGGGTCCTGCAGTCCCGCGACCGCGGGCTGGTGATGGTCTTCTGCCGCACCAAGCGCACCGCGCAGAAGGTCGCCGACGACCTGGTCGAGCGCGGGTTCGCCGCCGCCGCCGTGCACGGCGACCTGGGCCAGGGCGCCCGCGAGCAGGCGCTGCGCGCGTTCCGGGCCGGCAAGGTCGACGTCCTGGTCGCCACCGACGTCGCCGCCCGCGGCATCGACGTGACCGGCGTCAGCCACGTCGTGAACTACCAGTGCCCCGAGGACGAGAAGACCTACGTGCACCGGATCGGCCGCACCGGCCGGGCCGGCAGCACCGGCGTCGCGGTGACCCTGGTCGACTGGGACGACATCCCCCGCTGGCAGCTGATCAACAAGGCGCTGGACCTGCCCTTCGCCGACCCGCCGGAGACCTACTCGACCTCGCCGTGGGTCTACACCGACCTGGACGTGCCGACGACGGCGACCGGCCGGCTGCCCCGCTCCCAGCGCACCCGCGAGGGCCTGGGCGCCGAGACCCTCGAGGACCTCGGCGAGACCGGCAAGCGGCAGCGCACCGGCGGCGGGCAGGGCGGCGGCCGTTCCGGCCCCGGCCGGGACACCGCGCGCACCGACGAGGAGCAGCCCTCGGCCGGCCGCGCAAGAGCCGGCCGCGGCAGCGCACCCGGGGCAGCGGCGCCGCCGCCGAGGGTGCCGCCGCAGCGCTGGGCGCCGACGCCCCGGCCGGCGACTCCCCGGCTCCAGCGATGGCCGGCGGCGAGCCCGCCGAGGGCGGCGCGAGCCGTCCGCGGCGCCGGCGCCGCCGCGGTGGTCGGGGCGGCAACGGCGGCGGGTCCGAGTCCGCCGCGTAGATGA
- a CDS encoding LysE/ArgO family amino acid transporter, producing the protein MTPALLAAAAGLGLGLSLIVAIGAQNAFVLRQGLRLEHVAAVVTVCLVSDAVLIVAGTAGAGALVTRAPDVLTVVCFAGAAFLLVYGLMAARRALRPAALVTEAAGRRVGLVATVTTCLALTWLNPHVYLDTVVLLGSLAGTYGERRWWFAGGAALGSALWFAGLGYGARLLRPVFARPSAWRVLDAVIAVVMVALATSLAVRGAAGG; encoded by the coding sequence GTGACCCCCGCTCTGCTCGCCGCCGCCGCCGGACTCGGCCTCGGGTTGTCCCTCATCGTCGCCATCGGCGCGCAGAACGCCTTCGTGCTGCGCCAGGGGCTCCGGCTGGAGCACGTCGCGGCGGTGGTCACGGTGTGCCTGGTCTCCGACGCCGTCCTCATCGTGGCCGGGACGGCCGGCGCCGGCGCGCTGGTGACCCGGGCGCCGGACGTGCTCACCGTCGTCTGCTTCGCCGGCGCCGCGTTCCTGCTGGTCTACGGGCTGATGGCGGCCCGGCGGGCGCTGCGGCCGGCCGCACTGGTCACCGAGGCCGCCGGGCGGCGGGTCGGGCTGGTGGCGACGGTGACCACCTGCCTGGCGCTGACCTGGCTGAACCCGCACGTCTACCTGGACACCGTGGTGCTGCTCGGCTCGCTCGCCGGGACCTACGGCGAGCGCCGGTGGTGGTTCGCCGGCGGGGCCGCGCTCGGGAGCGCGCTGTGGTTCGCCGGGCTGGGCTACGGCGCCCGGCTGCTGAGGCCGGTCTTCGCGCGGCCCAGCGCCTGGCGCGTGCTCGACGCGGTGATCGCCGTGGTGATGGTGGCGCTCGCGACCTCCCTCGCCGTCCGCGGCGCCGCGGGCGGCTGA
- a CDS encoding alpha/beta fold hydrolase, which translates to MVLPGGSEHTAPDDLGQLAAHDAARVTLPGGTGPLAALDTGPATHGTVLLVAGYTGSKEDFAPLLAPIAAAGLRAVAIDQRGQYESPGPDDPAAYSVAELATDVATVARGLRAESPGPLHLLGHSFGGLVARAAVLAEPGLFTSLTLLGSGPAFLTGPRAELLEHLSPLLDAGGVQLVNDTLEQLAMTDPRAQEVPAPTQEFLRERFLANSAAGLRGMADALLSEPDRVAELAATGVPVLVAHGIADDAWSPAAQADMAQRLGARHEVIGHAVHSPAIENPTRTLEVLVSFWSDPGAGAPAADDQAEAVR; encoded by the coding sequence ATGGTCCTGCCTGGTGGCTCCGAGCACACCGCCCCCGACGACCTCGGTCAGCTCGCGGCCCACGACGCCGCCCGGGTCACCCTCCCCGGCGGCACCGGCCCGCTGGCGGCCCTCGACACCGGCCCCGCCACCCACGGCACGGTCCTGCTGGTCGCCGGCTACACCGGCAGCAAGGAGGACTTCGCCCCGCTGCTGGCGCCGATCGCGGCCGCCGGCCTGCGGGCCGTCGCCATCGACCAGCGCGGCCAGTACGAGTCGCCCGGCCCCGACGACCCGGCGGCGTACTCGGTGGCCGAGCTGGCCACCGACGTCGCCACGGTCGCCCGTGGGCTGCGCGCCGAGTCCCCCGGCCCGCTGCACCTGCTCGGGCACAGCTTCGGCGGCCTGGTCGCCCGCGCGGCGGTGCTGGCCGAACCCGGGCTGTTCACCTCGCTGACCCTGCTCGGCAGCGGGCCGGCGTTCCTGACCGGCCCGCGCGCCGAGCTCCTCGAGCACCTGTCCCCGCTGCTGGACGCGGGCGGCGTGCAGCTGGTCAACGACACCCTCGAGCAGCTGGCGATGACCGACCCGCGCGCGCAGGAGGTACCGGCGCCGACCCAGGAGTTCCTCCGCGAACGCTTCCTGGCCAACAGCGCGGCCGGGCTGCGCGGCATGGCGGACGCGCTGCTGAGCGAGCCCGACCGGGTCGCCGAGCTCGCCGCCACCGGGGTGCCGGTGCTGGTCGCCCACGGGATCGCCGACGACGCGTGGAGCCCCGCCGCCCAAGCCGACATGGCGCAGCGGCTGGGCGCCCGGCACGAGGTGATCGGGCACGCGGTGCACTCCCCCGCGATCGAGAACCCGACCCGCACGCTGGAGGTGCTCGTGTCCTTCTGGTCCGATCCCGGAGCCGGCGCCCCGGCGGCCGACGACCAGGCCGAGGCCGTCCGGTGA
- a CDS encoding lactoylglutathione lyase, translating into MPIALHHMIVPVADRDAAVAWFVDLLELREPWQNGFFSSVQLDDHLVINFAAAPVPEPVHLAFLVDDDHFDRVRARFDADGTSYTADPPGRRPGEVGEVNPDGSGRRLYFRGHGHLLEVLTERYTHVPAGSRSA; encoded by the coding sequence GTGCCCATCGCCCTGCACCACATGATCGTCCCGGTCGCCGACCGGGACGCCGCCGTCGCCTGGTTCGTCGACCTGCTCGAGCTGCGCGAGCCCTGGCAGAACGGCTTTTTCTCCTCCGTCCAGCTCGACGACCACCTCGTGATCAACTTCGCGGCCGCCCCGGTGCCCGAGCCGGTGCACCTGGCCTTCCTCGTCGACGACGACCACTTCGACCGGGTCAGGGCGCGCTTCGACGCCGACGGGACGTCGTACACCGCCGACCCGCCCGGACGTCGTCCCGGGGAGGTCGGCGAGGTCAACCCCGACGGCAGCGGGCGGCGGCTGTACTTCCGCGGTCACGGCCACCTGCTCGAGGTGCTGACCGAGCGCTACACCCACGTCCCGGCCGGGTCGCGCTCAGCCTGA
- a CDS encoding PQQ-binding-like beta-propeller repeat protein: MTVRRPPLRVWVWTAVTLVVAAVAVLLWRTSDAAATSSTTASAPAVPDAAPAATVAEAWSSATGPAPRRVVEGGRVLITDEHGLAMVDAASGAEAWHYRRSNARLCDATAVDGVVVAVFRTTSRCNEAVALTAATGVRDWTRNVRYRTDVDLTSTDQVLLASSPTGIVTLDPTGNNTRWRYVAPTGCRLVGSDAGSTGVVVLQRCAGADTLQVTLFDAFGGNAVWSRDVVTDGDTARLAGVDRLVDVVVGDRVQVLSPTDGSVLTELPLPALPAGQDPGSEPLQQAGVGDVALLWARGTVYALDQASGLQRWSLPAVGLPAVGADGGTVTVPEAGAFVQRSLADGVEVGRSTTEDTLPAGGRTSVVGPVYVYATADEVLAYR; the protein is encoded by the coding sequence ATGACGGTGCGACGCCCGCCGCTGCGGGTCTGGGTCTGGACGGCGGTCACCCTCGTGGTGGCCGCCGTCGCCGTGTTGCTGTGGCGCACCTCCGACGCCGCGGCCACCTCGAGCACCACGGCGAGCGCGCCGGCCGTCCCGGACGCGGCGCCGGCGGCGACGGTCGCGGAGGCCTGGTCCTCGGCCACCGGACCGGCTCCGCGGCGGGTCGTCGAGGGCGGCCGGGTGCTGATCACCGACGAGCACGGGCTGGCCATGGTCGACGCCGCCTCGGGCGCCGAGGCCTGGCACTACCGGCGCAGCAACGCCCGGCTCTGCGACGCCACCGCGGTCGACGGCGTGGTCGTCGCCGTCTTCCGCACCACCAGCCGGTGCAACGAGGCGGTGGCGTTGACCGCCGCCACCGGCGTGCGGGACTGGACCCGCAACGTGCGCTACCGCACCGACGTCGACCTGACCAGCACCGACCAGGTCCTGCTGGCCAGCAGCCCGACCGGCATCGTCACCCTCGACCCGACCGGCAACAACACCCGGTGGCGCTACGTCGCACCCACCGGCTGCCGGCTGGTCGGCTCGGACGCCGGGAGCACCGGAGTCGTCGTCCTGCAGCGCTGCGCGGGCGCGGACACCCTGCAGGTGACCCTGTTCGACGCCTTCGGCGGCAACGCCGTCTGGAGCCGGGACGTCGTCACCGACGGCGACACCGCCCGGCTCGCGGGGGTCGACCGGCTGGTGGACGTCGTCGTCGGCGACCGGGTGCAGGTGCTCTCCCCCACCGACGGCTCGGTGCTCACCGAGCTCCCGCTCCCCGCCCTCCCCGCCGGCCAGGACCCGGGCAGCGAACCGCTGCAGCAGGCGGGCGTCGGCGACGTCGCCCTGCTCTGGGCCCGGGGCACCGTCTACGCGCTGGACCAGGCCAGCGGCCTGCAGCGCTGGTCGCTCCCGGCGGTCGGGCTGCCCGCGGTCGGCGCGGACGGCGGAACCGTGACCGTGCCCGAGGCGGGGGCCTTCGTGCAGCGCTCCCTGGCGGACGGCGTGGAGGTCGGCCGCTCGACCACCGAGGACACCCTCCCGGCCGGTGGCCGGACCTCCGTCGTCGGCCCGGTGTACGTGTACGCCACCGCCGACGAGGTCCTCGCCTACCGCTGA
- a CDS encoding LysR family transcriptional regulator ArgP codes for MDLDLAQLRALDATVTAGTLEGAARALHVTPSAISQRLRALEAATGRVLLVRSKPVQVTESGQPVLRLARQVALLAADATRELETDDGGRPVTLPIAVNADSMATWVLPALAPLAGELAFDLHREDQEHTAALLRDGRVMAAVTAAADPVPGCTVTRLGGMRYRPMATAAFVDRWFPDGVTPEALSRVPVVGFDRQDDLQDRYLRSRGVDPAVPPQHHVPASADYVAAVRLGFGWGMVPRQQEPPGELVQLDADGAVDVVLHWQQWRLRSPSLDRVVAAVLAAARRELDQPR; via the coding sequence GTGGACCTCGACCTCGCCCAGCTGCGTGCCCTCGACGCGACGGTCACCGCCGGGACCCTCGAGGGGGCCGCCCGCGCGCTGCACGTGACGCCCAGCGCGATCAGCCAGCGGCTCAGGGCGCTGGAGGCCGCGACCGGACGCGTCCTGCTGGTGCGCAGCAAGCCGGTGCAGGTCACCGAGTCCGGGCAGCCGGTGCTGCGGCTGGCGCGGCAGGTCGCGCTGCTGGCCGCCGACGCGACCCGCGAGCTCGAGACCGACGACGGCGGCCGCCCGGTCACCCTGCCCATCGCGGTCAACGCGGACTCGATGGCCACCTGGGTGCTGCCCGCGCTCGCGCCGCTGGCCGGCGAGCTCGCCTTCGACCTGCACCGCGAGGACCAGGAGCACACCGCGGCGCTGCTGCGCGACGGACGGGTGATGGCCGCGGTGACCGCCGCCGCCGACCCGGTGCCCGGCTGCACGGTGACCCGGCTCGGCGGGATGCGCTACCGGCCGATGGCCACCGCGGCGTTCGTCGACCGGTGGTTCCCCGACGGCGTCACGCCCGAGGCGCTGTCCCGGGTCCCGGTCGTCGGCTTCGACCGCCAGGACGACCTGCAGGACCGCTACCTGCGCTCACGCGGCGTCGACCCGGCCGTCCCGCCCCAGCACCACGTGCCGGCCTCGGCCGACTACGTCGCCGCGGTCCGGCTGGGGTTCGGCTGGGGCATGGTCCCGCGCCAGCAGGAGCCCCCGGGCGAGCTGGTCCAGCTCGACGCGGACGGCGCGGTCGACGTCGTCCTGCACTGGCAGCAGTGGCGGCTGCGCTCACCGTCCCTGGACCGGGTGGTGGCCGCCGTGCTGGCCGCCGCCCGGCGCGAGTTGGACCAGCCCCGCTAA
- a CDS encoding oxygenase MpaB family protein → MNPTPSIKDFTPEEDLLGFFGPDSVTWRIHSDPAFSVGGIRALLLQALHPVAMDGVHQFSTGFTTDPWARLTRTAEYVATLTYGTRRDALRVVRRVRGMHRDKAAVEETTGRSYSVDDADLLLWVHNCEVDSLLSTARRAGVPLTDAEADRYVAEQVVAAVLIGADEAEVPRTVAELAAYFDGIRAQLAVTPAARAASRFVLVPPMPGWVQLLTPARPAWSTLASLGAATLPRWARQVYGLPGFGLTDTAATAGLKAFRQAALAVPARVRESPIVRAARERVATAEPLSA, encoded by the coding sequence GTGAACCCGACCCCCTCGATCAAGGACTTCACGCCCGAGGAGGACCTGCTGGGCTTCTTCGGCCCCGACAGCGTCACCTGGCGGATCCACAGCGACCCGGCCTTCTCCGTCGGTGGCATCCGCGCGCTGCTGCTCCAGGCGCTGCACCCGGTCGCCATGGACGGCGTGCACCAGTTCTCCACCGGCTTCACCACCGACCCGTGGGCCCGGCTGACCCGTACCGCGGAGTACGTCGCCACGTTGACCTACGGCACCCGGCGCGACGCGCTGCGGGTGGTGCGGCGGGTACGCGGCATGCACCGCGACAAGGCCGCCGTCGAGGAGACCACCGGCCGGTCGTACTCGGTCGACGACGCCGACCTGCTGCTGTGGGTGCACAACTGCGAGGTCGACTCGCTGCTGTCCACCGCCCGCCGGGCCGGGGTCCCGCTCACCGACGCCGAGGCCGACCGGTACGTCGCCGAGCAGGTGGTGGCGGCCGTGCTGATCGGCGCCGACGAGGCCGAGGTGCCGAGGACGGTCGCGGAGCTGGCCGCCTACTTCGACGGGATCCGGGCGCAGCTGGCGGTGACCCCGGCCGCGCGCGCGGCGTCCCGGTTCGTGCTGGTGCCACCGATGCCCGGCTGGGTGCAGCTGCTCACCCCGGCGCGCCCGGCGTGGAGCACGCTGGCCTCGCTGGGCGCGGCCACCCTGCCGCGCTGGGCCCGGCAGGTCTACGGGCTGCCCGGGTTCGGGCTCACCGACACGGCGGCGACGGCGGGGCTCAAGGCGTTCCGGCAGGCCGCGCTGGCGGTGCCCGCCCGGGTGCGCGAGTCGCCGATCGTCCGCGCCGCCCGCGAGCGGGTGGCCACGGCCGAGCCGCTCAGCGCTTAG